In Nitratiruptor sp. YY09-18, a single window of DNA contains:
- the ilvD gene encoding dihydroxy-acid dehydratase, with the protein MRSDEIKKGFQRAPHRSLLRAVGLKDEDFDKPFIGVANSFIEIIPGHFFLNKYAEIIKDEIRKNGCVPFEFNTIGVDDGIAMGHDGMLYSLPSREIIANSIETVMNAHKLDALICIPNCDKITPGMIMGALRVNVPTVFVSGGPMKAGHLKDGTPIDLATAFEAVGQVAQGEMSEEQLYEIECEACPSGGSCSGMFTANSMNTLMEAMGIALKGNGTILALTPEREELLRQAARRICEIAKDERLTDKYRIRNILNEKAIHNAFVVDMAMGGSTNTILHMMAIAYEAGVKFDLAKLNEISKHVAHIAKISPSLQTVHMEDIHKAGGVSAVMKEASKRSDTVLYLDNPVIEGGTIGDRIKDAKVIDTSVIHPIENPYSEVGGLAILFGNLAREGAVVKTAGIDPNMREFTGHAICFDSQQEAIDGILAGKVKPGHVVVIRYEGPKGGPGMQEMLAPTSLIAGMNLGDKVALITDGRFSGATRGASIGHVSPEAAEGGVIGLLQDGDEIYINVDTYTLEVKLSDEELEERRKNFKPKVKDIKGRWLRQYRALVTNAAHGAVLKDEC; encoded by the coding sequence ATGCGTAGCGATGAAATAAAAAAGGGGTTCCAACGTGCTCCTCACAGAAGCTTGCTTCGTGCAGTAGGTCTCAAAGATGAAGATTTTGACAAACCCTTTATTGGTGTTGCAAACTCTTTTATCGAAATTATTCCTGGTCACTTCTTTCTCAATAAATATGCCGAAATTATTAAAGATGAAATACGCAAAAATGGATGTGTTCCTTTTGAATTTAACACAATCGGCGTCGATGATGGGATAGCTATGGGGCACGATGGGATGCTCTACTCTCTGCCTAGCCGTGAAATCATTGCAAACTCTATAGAAACTGTCATGAATGCCCACAAGCTTGACGCACTCATCTGTATTCCCAACTGTGACAAAATCACTCCGGGTATGATTATGGGTGCCTTGAGAGTCAATGTCCCGACTGTATTTGTCAGCGGTGGACCAATGAAAGCTGGACATCTCAAAGATGGTACTCCAATAGATCTAGCAACTGCATTTGAGGCAGTTGGACAAGTAGCGCAAGGAGAGATGAGTGAAGAGCAGCTCTATGAGATAGAGTGTGAAGCGTGTCCGAGTGGAGGAAGCTGCTCAGGTATGTTTACAGCAAACTCCATGAATACACTTATGGAAGCTATGGGCATCGCTCTCAAAGGCAACGGTACAATTCTTGCTCTCACACCAGAACGTGAGGAGCTTTTGCGTCAAGCAGCGAGACGTATCTGCGAAATAGCCAAAGACGAGCGACTTACCGATAAGTATCGCATCCGCAACATCCTCAACGAAAAAGCTATCCATAACGCCTTTGTAGTGGATATGGCAATGGGTGGAAGTACCAATACCATTCTCCATATGATGGCAATAGCTTATGAAGCAGGTGTAAAATTTGATCTAGCAAAACTTAACGAGATCAGCAAGCATGTTGCACATATCGCAAAAATCTCTCCAAGTTTGCAAACTGTCCATATGGAAGATATTCACAAAGCTGGCGGAGTGAGTGCAGTTATGAAAGAAGCAAGCAAACGCAGCGATACAGTCCTTTATCTCGATAATCCAGTTATAGAGGGTGGTACTATAGGCGATCGTATCAAAGATGCCAAAGTAATTGATACTTCCGTCATACATCCAATAGAAAATCCTTATAGTGAAGTTGGGGGATTAGCGATTCTTTTTGGAAATCTTGCACGTGAAGGTGCTGTAGTCAAAACTGCCGGAATTGATCCAAACATGCGAGAATTTACAGGACATGCTATCTGCTTCGATAGCCAACAAGAGGCGATTGACGGTATTTTGGCAGGCAAAGTAAAACCTGGACATGTAGTAGTCATTCGTTATGAAGGACCAAAAGGTGGTCCTGGAATGCAGGAGATGCTCGCTCCCACAAGCCTCATAGCCGGTATGAATCTTGGTGACAAAGTAGCTCTCATTACCGATGGCCGCTTTAGTGGTGCTACAAGAGGAGCAAGTATTGGACACGTGAGCCCAGAAGCAGCAGAAGGTGGAGTCATAGGACTCTTGCAAGATGGCGATGAGATCTATATCAATGTAGATACTTATACTCTGGAAGTGAAGCTAAGCGACGAAGAGCTTGAAGAGCGCCGCAAAAATTTCAAGCCAAAAGTCAAAGATATCAAAGGAAGATGGCTGCGCCAATATAGAGCACTTGTGACAAATGCTGCTCACGGAGCAGTCTTAAAAGATGAGTGTTAA
- the purT gene encoding formate-dependent phosphoribosylglycinamide formyltransferase: MQLTTPLKHNSIKFLLLGSGELGKEVAIEAQRLGIEVVAVDRYPNAPAHQVAHRSYVIDMKDKAQVLEVILREKPTYILPEIEAINIDALFAAENLGFKVIPNAEAVNKTMNRKNIRKFAAEKLGLKTSAYRFVKSLEELEAAAKELGFPCVIKPVMSSSGHGQSIAKSEADLAKSWEIAKEARGDASELIVEEFIHFDYEITLLTARTETETVFCEPIGHIQQDGDYIFSWQPMEMSKEVKQKAQEIAKTITDGLGGRGIFGVELFIKGNEVYFSEVSPRPHDTGLVTLITQTQSEFALHVRAVLGLPLGFKQLIGGASAAYKAKSESFNPVFEIDPTLFGKDSFLRLFGKPESHPGRRMAVILVGGEPKVALEKAKELVQKIRDLDYNEAIESSPEKLNEQEQQQCGFFAKLKRFFT; this comes from the coding sequence ATGCAACTTACAACTCCCCTCAAACACAACTCTATCAAGTTCTTGCTTTTAGGAAGCGGTGAGTTAGGAAAAGAGGTGGCTATCGAGGCACAACGCCTTGGTATAGAAGTGGTGGCAGTTGATCGCTATCCAAATGCACCAGCACATCAAGTAGCACATCGCAGCTACGTTATAGATATGAAAGATAAAGCACAAGTTTTAGAAGTAATTCTTCGTGAAAAACCTACATACATCCTTCCAGAAATTGAAGCAATCAATATCGATGCTCTCTTTGCAGCGGAGAATCTAGGATTCAAAGTCATCCCTAACGCAGAAGCTGTCAACAAAACAATGAACCGTAAAAATATCCGTAAATTTGCAGCTGAAAAGTTGGGTCTTAAAACCAGTGCATACCGATTTGTCAAGAGTCTCGAAGAGCTTGAAGCTGCCGCTAAAGAACTCGGTTTTCCCTGTGTAATCAAACCAGTCATGAGCTCTTCCGGGCATGGACAAAGCATTGCAAAAAGTGAAGCAGATCTTGCTAAGTCTTGGGAGATTGCAAAAGAGGCAAGAGGTGATGCAAGCGAATTGATTGTAGAAGAGTTCATTCACTTCGACTACGAAATCACACTCCTTACTGCACGTACAGAAACTGAAACTGTCTTTTGCGAACCAATAGGACATATTCAACAAGATGGAGACTACATTTTTAGCTGGCAACCTATGGAGATGAGTAAAGAGGTCAAACAAAAGGCCCAAGAGATAGCCAAAACCATTACTGATGGTCTTGGAGGCAGAGGGATATTTGGAGTTGAACTCTTTATCAAAGGAAACGAAGTCTATTTCAGCGAAGTCTCTCCAAGACCCCATGATACAGGCTTAGTGACTCTCATCACACAGACACAGAGCGAATTTGCTTTGCATGTCCGGGCAGTCCTTGGTCTTCCTCTTGGATTCAAACAGCTCATAGGAGGTGCAAGCGCAGCATATAAAGCAAAAAGTGAAAGTTTCAATCCGGTCTTTGAGATCGATCCGACACTCTTTGGAAAAGATAGTTTCTTGCGCCTCTTTGGCAAGCCTGAGTCCCATCCAGGCCGTCGTATGGCAGTGATACTGGTAGGGGGAGAGCCAAAAGTGGCACTTGAAAAGGCTAAAGAACTTGTGCAAAAAATACGTGATCTTGATTATAATGAAGCAATAGAAAGCAGCCCAGAAAAACTCAATGAACAAGAGCAGCAACAGTGTGGCTTTTTTGCAAAACTTAAAAGGTTTTTCACATGA
- a CDS encoding D-2-hydroxyacid dehydrogenase encodes MKIVVLDAKTLGDVDLSALGRFGELKIYETTAANDRFERIKDANIIITNKVIIDKDAIDAAPNLKLICVAATGINNIDIDYATKKGIAVKNVAGYSTESVVQHTFAMAFYLIEQLRYYDEYVKSGKWSKSGLFTCIDRPFFEIKDKRWGIIGLGTIGRRVAEVATSFGAEAVYYSTSGRNLHAPYPHLSLEELVRTSQIISIHAPLNAKTKNLIGEYELDLLQENAVLLNLGRGGIIDENALAYAIDSKNIYAGLDVTATEPIPQDSPLLQVKNKERLLITPHIAWTSIEARKKLIEGIIKNIEEFLAK; translated from the coding sequence ATGAAGATAGTAGTTCTTGATGCAAAAACACTGGGTGATGTGGATTTGAGTGCACTTGGACGCTTTGGTGAATTGAAAATCTATGAAACCACTGCAGCAAATGATCGATTTGAGAGAATAAAAGATGCAAACATCATCATAACAAACAAAGTCATTATCGACAAAGATGCGATTGATGCAGCACCAAATCTGAAACTCATCTGTGTAGCAGCTACGGGGATAAACAATATCGATATCGACTATGCCACCAAAAAAGGTATAGCAGTCAAAAACGTAGCCGGCTATTCGACTGAAAGTGTAGTGCAGCATACTTTTGCAATGGCTTTCTACCTCATTGAGCAACTACGCTATTATGATGAGTATGTCAAAAGTGGAAAATGGAGTAAAAGTGGGCTCTTTACCTGTATCGACAGGCCATTTTTTGAGATCAAAGATAAAAGATGGGGAATTATTGGACTTGGAACTATAGGTAGACGTGTCGCAGAGGTTGCAACAAGTTTTGGAGCAGAAGCGGTCTACTACTCAACAAGTGGGCGGAATCTTCACGCACCCTATCCTCATCTCTCTCTTGAAGAGCTTGTGCGCACTTCTCAAATTATCTCCATTCACGCCCCGCTCAATGCAAAGACAAAAAATCTCATAGGAGAGTACGAGCTTGATCTTTTGCAAGAGAATGCAGTACTTCTCAATCTGGGAAGAGGTGGTATCATAGATGAAAATGCATTGGCTTATGCAATTGATAGCAAAAATATCTATGCTGGTCTCGATGTAACCGCAACAGAACCCATTCCACAAGACTCTCCTCTTTTGCAAGTAAAGAACAAAGAGAGACTTCTCATCACACCGCATATCGCTTGGACAAGTATAGAGGCTAGAAAGAAGCTTATTGAAGGGATTATCAAAAATATTGAAGAGTTTTTAGCTAAATAG
- a CDS encoding secondary thiamine-phosphate synthase enzyme YjbQ — protein MKIVQKLVTLKAKPRGFHLITHEILEHLPELREFEAGTAHLFLMHTSASLTINENADPSVRHDFLAFTDRLVPENEPYYTHTLEGSEDMPAHIKSSLYGNFLVIPINNGQFVFGTWQGIYLCEHRDFAGNRKVYITLMGV, from the coding sequence ATGAAAATAGTCCAAAAATTGGTCACGCTCAAAGCAAAACCAAGAGGTTTTCATCTCATTACTCATGAGATATTAGAGCATCTTCCTGAACTGCGTGAATTTGAGGCGGGGACTGCACATCTTTTTTTGATGCATACGAGTGCAAGTCTCACAATCAATGAAAATGCAGACCCTAGCGTACGCCACGATTTTTTGGCCTTTACCGATCGCTTGGTACCTGAAAATGAACCATACTATACTCATACACTCGAAGGCAGTGAAGATATGCCAGCCCATATCAAAAGTAGCCTCTACGGTAACTTTTTGGTCATTCCTATCAATAATGGACAATTTGTTTTTGGCACGTGGCAGGGAATCTATCTATGTGAGCATCGCGATTTTGCAGGTAACCGCAAAGTCTATATCACACTCATGGGAGTATAG
- the rsgA gene encoding ribosome small subunit-dependent GTPase A, with protein sequence MSVKGLVTYRSAAASRVTLLDSLATYPSILRKKIKKHKLYAGDYVQGEIVGEQFVIEKIAPRKNLLVRPPVANVDSVLVVMAMKSPNFDSYLLDNFLAVYEYIGITPVIIFNKVDLADPQEVNRWKKLYESIGYEVVTLSALQEENLQKIKHYIQGNITIVAGPSGAGKSTLLSKLLGIELKIGEVSEKLGRGRHTTTAVTLYPADKNSFIADTPGFSKVEATYFMDKREVHRYFREFLRYRCKYSDCTHTNEPGCAVQEAVMRGEISCSRFKNYLKIMQFFWEKLDTVCKESRE encoded by the coding sequence ATGAGTGTTAAAGGTCTTGTAACCTATCGCAGTGCTGCTGCGAGCAGGGTTACACTCCTAGATTCTCTTGCTACCTACCCTTCTATCCTGCGTAAAAAGATCAAAAAGCACAAACTCTACGCCGGAGACTATGTACAAGGAGAAATTGTAGGTGAGCAGTTTGTCATCGAAAAGATTGCTCCACGCAAAAACCTCTTGGTGCGCCCTCCTGTAGCCAATGTAGATAGTGTCCTTGTAGTTATGGCTATGAAGAGTCCCAACTTTGATAGCTACCTCTTAGATAATTTCTTGGCAGTCTATGAATATATAGGTATCACACCTGTAATAATCTTCAATAAAGTAGACCTGGCAGACCCGCAAGAGGTAAATAGATGGAAAAAGCTTTATGAAAGTATTGGCTATGAGGTTGTAACACTCAGTGCTCTCCAAGAGGAAAACCTCCAAAAGATCAAGCATTATATCCAAGGAAATATAACGATAGTAGCGGGTCCCAGTGGTGCGGGAAAATCAACACTTCTCTCAAAGCTTTTGGGTATCGAGCTCAAAATTGGAGAAGTCAGTGAAAAACTTGGGCGGGGACGCCACACTACGACTGCAGTCACACTCTATCCTGCAGATAAAAACTCTTTCATTGCCGATACGCCCGGTTTTAGTAAAGTAGAAGCCACATACTTTATGGATAAACGAGAAGTGCACCGCTACTTTCGAGAGTTTTTGCGCTATAGGTGTAAATATTCTGACTGTACCCATACAAATGAGCCAGGCTGTGCTGTGCAAGAAGCAGTCATGAGAGGAGAGATCAGCTGCTCTCGATTCAAAAACTATCTCAAAATCATGCAATTTTTTTGGGAAAAGCTCGATACTGTATGTAAAGAGTCAAGGGAATAA